A genomic stretch from Rhodothermales bacterium includes:
- a CDS encoding tripartite tricarboxylate transporter permease, whose product MTFFSWQGILALFLGGLYGALFGAIPGLTATLAVALFIPIAFFLDPMIALPAIIAISSVAIYAGDVGSAIARIPGTPASAAYVDELYTLARRNGALFGLGLSAMGSAVGGVIGTLLLIFFATSIAAVARTFSSFEYFWIAVLGLTAGIFASGGRPIKGAVSLLLGLFFATIGIDPTLGFPRFDFGHPDLLGGLNYIVVMIGLFGFSEVLEYLYRRPGAASIERAPAPTRPMHAFFMPPLRFILRERWLVARSSLLGVIVGFLPGAGADIGAWVATSVQKMRATQDDDDAQRVVLAGTCSNNAAVASAWIPALSLGLPGDTVTAIVLGVFLMKGITPGPLLFEQNMPLIWALYTTFVISNLLLLPLYGYMTGRLADVVVRAPFNLLLGIITVLCVVGAFAINNNPFDVWVMAAMGAAAFALRRGGFPLAQVVLGMVLGPILEQSFMVSAIKSRWDLTSFFNRPIAMALMALTVLIVIAGARLVRQGRTS is encoded by the coding sequence AAGGTATCCTGGCGCTGTTCCTGGGCGGGCTGTATGGCGCGTTGTTCGGCGCCATCCCGGGGCTGACCGCCACGCTGGCGGTGGCGCTTTTTATCCCGATCGCCTTTTTCCTGGACCCGATGATCGCGCTGCCGGCGATCATCGCCATCTCATCCGTCGCCATCTATGCCGGCGACGTGGGCTCGGCGATCGCGCGGATCCCAGGTACGCCGGCCAGCGCCGCGTACGTCGACGAGCTCTATACGCTGGCCCGCCGTAATGGCGCACTGTTCGGACTGGGCCTCAGCGCGATGGGATCGGCCGTGGGTGGGGTAATCGGGACCCTCCTGCTCATCTTTTTCGCTACGAGCATCGCCGCCGTCGCCCGCACGTTCTCATCCTTCGAGTATTTCTGGATCGCGGTCCTCGGGCTCACGGCCGGCATCTTCGCTTCTGGCGGGCGCCCGATCAAAGGAGCCGTGTCGCTGCTGCTGGGGCTCTTTTTCGCGACGATTGGGATCGACCCCACGCTGGGATTCCCGCGATTCGATTTCGGACATCCGGATCTCCTGGGGGGCCTCAATTATATCGTCGTCATGATCGGGCTGTTCGGGTTCTCGGAGGTGCTCGAATACCTCTATCGCCGTCCCGGGGCCGCCAGCATCGAGCGTGCGCCGGCGCCAACGCGGCCGATGCACGCCTTCTTCATGCCTCCGCTACGATTCATCCTGCGGGAGCGATGGCTCGTTGCGCGGTCCTCGTTGCTGGGCGTCATCGTGGGCTTCCTGCCGGGCGCCGGAGCCGACATCGGGGCCTGGGTGGCGACCAGCGTGCAGAAGATGAGGGCGACACAGGATGACGACGACGCCCAGCGCGTGGTGCTCGCCGGCACGTGCAGCAACAACGCCGCCGTCGCGAGCGCCTGGATACCCGCCTTATCACTCGGCCTTCCCGGGGACACCGTCACGGCGATCGTGCTCGGGGTCTTCCTGATGAAAGGCATCACCCCGGGGCCGCTCCTGTTCGAGCAGAACATGCCGCTGATCTGGGCGCTGTACACCACATTTGTTATCTCCAACCTCTTACTGCTTCCGCTATATGGTTACATGACCGGCCGGCTGGCGGATGTCGTCGTCCGCGCTCCGTTTAACCTGCTGCTGGGTATTATCACCGTATTGTGTGTGGTGGGCGCCTTCGCGATCAACAACAACCCGTTCGACGTGTGGGTGATGGCGGCGATGGGGGCCGCGGCATTTGCCCTGCGTCGCGGCGGATTCCCGCTGGCGCAGGTCGTCCTCGGCATGGTGCTCGGCCCAATCCTTGAGCAGAGCTTCATGGTGAGCGCGATCAAGTCCCGATGGGATCTGACCAGCTTCTTCAACCGCCCCATAGCGATGGCGCTGATGGCACTCACCGTGCTGATCGTGATCGCCGGCGCCCGTCTGGTGCGGCAGGGGCGGACCAGTTGA